One Vallitalea pronyensis genomic region harbors:
- a CDS encoding ECF transporter S component produces MNKKYATRDLIAIIVQTGLLIAIAQVVKLISSTYIYIAGAPAIRISFSGPFTGMPGILFGPLVGGIAGGLGDIIGYLLRPQGAYIPWFTVTAILGGVLTPIFWITFRKVNVKRLQTTCIVLFGAMGMLGIFNHIMVTFLPDNGYASYLLGLGKNKAFTTLGLEVTAAVGFLLLFVDYVMKKKLTANYVHDNFLKLLISVGISGLIVTTLNTQILRIFIPALSQKAFIAFWIPRVIEELFMSVYIAYMLSFLLHLYHKVFKPNRFM; encoded by the coding sequence TTGAATAAAAAATACGCAACACGCGATTTGATTGCTATTATCGTACAGACAGGTTTACTTATTGCTATTGCTCAAGTTGTTAAACTGATTAGCAGCACTTATATTTATATAGCCGGTGCACCAGCTATCCGCATCAGTTTCTCTGGACCATTTACTGGGATGCCAGGTATCTTATTCGGCCCTTTAGTTGGTGGTATTGCAGGCGGTTTAGGGGATATTATTGGGTATTTACTTAGACCTCAAGGGGCATATATCCCATGGTTTACTGTGACAGCTATCCTTGGTGGTGTTTTAACGCCTATTTTTTGGATAACCTTTCGAAAAGTTAATGTGAAGCGTTTACAGACAACCTGTATCGTCCTATTTGGTGCTATGGGTATGCTTGGTATATTTAATCATATCATGGTTACTTTCTTACCTGATAACGGATATGCCAGCTATTTACTTGGTTTAGGTAAAAACAAAGCTTTTACCACACTAGGACTAGAAGTAACTGCTGCTGTGGGTTTCTTACTTTTATTTGTTGATTATGTGATGAAAAAAAAGTTAACAGCTAATTATGTGCACGATAATTTTCTGAAACTGCTGATATCTGTTGGTATATCAGGTCTTATCGTCACAACCCTTAATACACAGATTCTACGGATATTTATACCAGCATTATCACAAAAAGCATTTATAGCATTTTGGATTCCACGGGTCATTGAAGAATTATTTATGTCTGTCTATATTGCTTATATGCTTTCATTCTTGCTTCATTTGTACCATAAGGTTTTTAAGCCTAATCGGTTCATGTAA
- the sigI gene encoding RNA polymerase sigma-I factor: protein MEHNKSLDESVMLAKKNIHIRNELIEQYKPFIASTVQQKIGRYVAYGRDEELSIALMAFNEAIDSYDTSKGSFLSFGKLVISRRLIDYARKKHHEDGEILLEKQDMPTAIDVYNQKSIEAYNMKSQNELRQLEIIQYQEELKRWGIDFEQLVRHSPKHKKTRRLYKDIAAYVTLDSTLMTYIHHHKRLPIQKIVEKMKVHRKKVERGRIYIIALIIIQVGDYQLLKEYI, encoded by the coding sequence TTGGAACATAATAAGTCGTTAGATGAATCTGTAATGTTAGCAAAAAAAAATATACATATAAGAAATGAACTTATTGAACAATATAAGCCTTTTATAGCCTCAACTGTTCAACAAAAAATAGGCCGTTATGTGGCATATGGCAGGGATGAGGAATTATCCATTGCTTTAATGGCATTTAATGAAGCCATTGACAGTTACGATACAAGTAAAGGCAGCTTTCTTTCCTTTGGCAAACTGGTCATTAGTCGAAGACTCATTGACTATGCAAGAAAAAAACACCATGAAGATGGTGAGATTCTATTAGAAAAACAGGATATGCCAACAGCCATTGATGTATACAATCAGAAAAGTATAGAAGCCTATAACATGAAATCACAAAACGAATTAAGACAATTAGAAATTATCCAGTACCAAGAAGAATTAAAACGGTGGGGCATTGACTTTGAACAGTTGGTTCGGCACTCACCTAAACATAAAAAGACCAGAAGATTGTATAAAGACATAGCAGCATACGTCACGTTGGATTCCACCCTCATGACGTACATACATCATCATAAACGCTTACCCATACAAAAAATCGTAGAGAAAATGAAAGTACACCGAAAGAAAGTAGAACGTGGTCGAATATATATAATAGCCCTGATCATCATCCAAGTAGGGGACTACCAATTGTTAAAAGAATACATATAG
- a CDS encoding anti-sigma factor domain-containing protein has protein sequence MRAVVMEIKDKHVIVMTRDGQFKKIKKPQENLIIGMEITLPVGVQQNIRRIAAILVIVILMSGLGVSAYAYYTPYGYVNLDINPNIEIIYNRFNRVLKMNGLNEDGKNLVNNMTRYKYTKVEDTMSKIIHKTFEEEQVEDSHVLITYDHMDHHTMDILKEALEEDSQVDVHTIRMSTNDYEEVKNRGESLGKAILIENIMGNHTDYEPKELEQKPIEALIEIAEDIVEKEKDTMEEESILEPQPNKQKEDKSKEKMKEDSRRLDKKTDKNKVNKQAKDTIKVESEDILEEIETPNRRQKAFSEDDEDDKDKDKKEVLEQSNKKSKKDSRLKERADEEEKGKDKNKSKRVREKDEEDEEEDDDEDTKEDRKQNSKYNESKDNNRRKERVEEWEEDREDHEDDDHEDDDHIKTRYNKGNKRNPRNKQNQQERKKD, from the coding sequence ATGCGAGCCGTTGTCATGGAAATAAAAGATAAACATGTTATCGTCATGACCCGTGATGGTCAATTCAAGAAAATAAAGAAGCCTCAAGAGAACCTTATCATCGGTATGGAGATAACCCTTCCAGTAGGGGTACAGCAGAATATTCGAAGAATAGCAGCCATTCTTGTTATTGTCATCTTAATGAGCGGATTGGGTGTTAGTGCCTATGCATATTATACACCTTATGGCTATGTTAATCTGGATATAAACCCTAACATTGAAATCATCTATAATCGATTTAATCGGGTATTGAAGATGAATGGCTTAAATGAAGATGGGAAAAATCTTGTCAATAACATGACCCGCTATAAATATACAAAAGTGGAAGACACCATGAGTAAAATTATCCATAAAACCTTTGAAGAAGAGCAGGTAGAAGATAGTCATGTCCTCATCACCTATGATCACATGGACCATCATACAATGGATATATTGAAAGAGGCTTTAGAAGAGGATAGTCAAGTAGATGTCCATACAATAAGGATGTCAACCAATGACTATGAAGAAGTGAAAAATAGAGGAGAATCACTAGGAAAAGCTATCTTAATAGAAAATATCATGGGAAATCATACAGATTATGAACCAAAAGAATTGGAGCAGAAACCAATAGAAGCACTTATTGAAATAGCTGAGGATATTGTTGAAAAGGAAAAAGACACCATGGAAGAAGAATCCATTCTTGAGCCTCAGCCTAATAAGCAGAAAGAAGATAAATCTAAGGAAAAGATGAAAGAAGATAGTAGACGTTTGGATAAAAAAACGGATAAAAACAAAGTAAATAAGCAGGCTAAGGATACCATAAAGGTTGAATCAGAGGATATATTAGAAGAAATAGAGACACCTAATAGACGCCAGAAAGCGTTTAGTGAAGATGATGAGGACGATAAAGATAAGGATAAAAAAGAGGTCCTAGAGCAAAGTAATAAAAAATCTAAAAAAGATAGCCGTCTCAAAGAAAGAGCAGATGAAGAAGAAAAAGGAAAGGATAAGAATAAAAGTAAAAGAGTCCGTGAGAAAGATGAAGAAGATGAAGAAGAAGATGATGATGAAGACACCAAAGAAGACAGAAAGCAAAACAGTAAATATAATGAGAGTAAAGACAATAATAGAAGAAAAGAAAGGGTTGAAGAGTGGGAAGAAGATAGGGAAGATCATGAAGACGATGATCATGAAGATGATGATCATATAAAAACCAGATACAATAAAGGCAACAAGAGAAATCCCAGAAACAAACAGAATCAGCAGGAGAGAAAAAAGGATTAA